One part of the Streptomyces sp. NBC_00286 genome encodes these proteins:
- a CDS encoding aromatic ring-hydroxylating oxygenase subunit alpha has translation MNHATPDAEVGDLVARRPVGHSLEAPFYVSEEFFGLDIEAIFARHWLFVATEAEVPEPGDYVTVTIGPYSIIVVRDDDEDVRAFHNVCRHRGARILNEERGSVGNIVCGYHHWTYGVDGKLLHAESQAPGFDPSCFGLRSVHVRTLAGLVYICLAAEPPADFDEIAARVEPYLAPHNLAKAKVATQTDLVENANWKLTLENNRECYHCTGHPELQACYFPIYGYQKHDIPAILRPTYERFQRADAEARTTYESLGLPYATIEELDTRPTGFRIQREPLDGAGESYTADGTAACKRLLADFPTARLGRLSFHTQPNAWFHFMADHAITFSAIPLGPDRTLVRTTWLVHADAVEGVDYDLGTLTKVWKATNDQDAVFVERAQRGVSSPAYVPGPYAPAEEQVEAFVNWYVTRLKAHLSHLERQR, from the coding sequence ATGAACCATGCGACACCCGACGCCGAAGTGGGCGATCTCGTCGCCCGGCGTCCCGTCGGACACAGCCTGGAGGCCCCGTTCTACGTCAGCGAGGAGTTCTTCGGCCTCGACATCGAGGCGATCTTCGCCCGGCACTGGCTGTTCGTCGCCACCGAGGCGGAGGTCCCCGAGCCCGGCGACTATGTGACGGTCACCATCGGGCCGTACTCGATCATCGTCGTCCGCGACGACGACGAGGACGTACGGGCCTTCCATAACGTCTGCCGCCACCGCGGCGCCCGCATCCTGAACGAGGAGCGCGGCTCGGTGGGCAACATCGTCTGCGGGTACCACCACTGGACGTACGGCGTGGACGGCAAGCTGCTGCACGCCGAGTCCCAGGCACCCGGCTTCGACCCGTCATGCTTCGGGCTGCGATCCGTCCACGTGCGTACCCTGGCCGGACTGGTCTACATCTGCCTGGCCGCCGAACCACCCGCCGACTTCGACGAGATCGCCGCCCGCGTCGAGCCGTACCTCGCACCGCACAACCTCGCCAAGGCGAAGGTCGCCACGCAAACCGACCTGGTGGAGAACGCCAACTGGAAGCTGACCCTGGAGAACAACCGGGAGTGCTACCACTGCACCGGCCACCCCGAACTCCAGGCCTGCTACTTCCCCATCTACGGCTACCAGAAGCACGACATCCCGGCGATACTGCGCCCGACGTACGAGCGCTTCCAGCGGGCCGACGCCGAAGCCCGCACGACCTACGAGTCACTCGGCCTGCCTTATGCCACGATCGAGGAACTGGACACCCGCCCCACCGGGTTCCGCATCCAGCGCGAACCCCTCGACGGGGCCGGCGAGTCCTACACTGCCGACGGCACGGCGGCCTGCAAGCGCCTGCTGGCCGACTTCCCCACCGCCCGCCTGGGCCGGCTCTCCTTCCACACCCAGCCGAACGCCTGGTTCCACTTCATGGCCGACCACGCCATCACGTTCTCCGCGATCCCCCTCGGCCCCGACCGCACCCTCGTGCGCACCACCTGGCTCGTGCACGCCGACGCCGTCGAAGGGGTCGACTACGACCTCGGCACGCTGACCAAGGTGTGGAAGGCCACGAACGACCAGGACGCCGTCTTCGTCGAGCGCGCCCAGCGGGGCGTGAGCAGCCCGGCCTATGTGCCGGGCCCGTACGCCCCGGCGGAGGAGCAGGTCGAGGCGTTCGTCAACTGGTACGTCACCCGGCTCAAGGCACACCTGTCACACCTGGAGAGGCAGCGATGA
- a CDS encoding tripartite tricarboxylate transporter TctB family protein — translation MRTQARLGALVPLGIGALAALAAVSMGLGSPADPGPGLWPLIVSLAMVTLSASLLLNPGADTEQEPFSRQTAVVALGALSLVAYTLLIERVGFEVMTVLLLVLWMRGFGRDSWRLSLAVAVAACAASYLLFIVALGVSLPHLVAF, via the coding sequence ATGAGGACCCAGGCACGACTGGGGGCGCTGGTGCCGCTCGGCATCGGCGCCCTCGCCGCCCTGGCGGCCGTATCGATGGGGTTGGGTTCGCCCGCGGACCCCGGCCCCGGGCTGTGGCCCCTGATCGTGAGCCTCGCCATGGTGACGCTGTCCGCCTCGCTGCTCCTCAATCCCGGCGCGGACACCGAGCAGGAGCCGTTCAGCCGGCAAACCGCCGTGGTGGCCCTGGGCGCCCTGTCGCTGGTCGCGTACACCCTGCTCATCGAGCGGGTGGGCTTCGAGGTCATGACGGTGCTCCTGCTGGTGCTGTGGATGCGCGGCTTCGGCCGGGACAGCTGGCGGCTCAGCCTGGCCGTGGCAGTGGCCGCGTGTGCAGCGTCGTATCTGCTCTTCATCGTCGCGCTGGGCGTCTCGCTGCCTCATCTCGTCGCGTTCTGA
- a CDS encoding TetR/AcrR family transcriptional regulator encodes MTTEVKLSPRERLLEAAATLTYRDGVSIGVEALCKAAGVSKRSMYQLFESKDELLAVSLKERASAYVATLLPAADDVRSPRERILHVFEQVESQAAAPEFRGCRYLAVQIELKDQSHQASRVAHQVKANLTAFFRAEAERGGASDPDLLARQLSMVFDGASARAGIQADNLTGLVAPTVTTLLDAAGVR; translated from the coding sequence ATGACCACCGAAGTGAAACTGAGCCCCAGGGAGCGACTGCTGGAGGCGGCGGCCACGCTCACCTACCGAGACGGCGTCAGTATCGGCGTTGAGGCGCTGTGCAAGGCGGCGGGGGTGTCGAAGCGCTCCATGTACCAGCTGTTCGAGAGCAAGGACGAACTCCTGGCCGTAAGCCTGAAGGAGCGCGCCTCCGCCTACGTGGCAACTCTCCTGCCCGCAGCGGACGACGTCCGGTCGCCCCGCGAGCGGATCCTGCACGTCTTCGAGCAGGTGGAATCGCAGGCAGCGGCACCCGAGTTCCGAGGCTGCCGATACCTGGCCGTGCAGATCGAACTCAAGGACCAGAGTCACCAAGCGAGCCGGGTCGCCCATCAGGTCAAGGCGAACCTGACCGCCTTCTTCCGCGCCGAGGCCGAGCGCGGCGGGGCGAGCGATCCCGACCTGCTGGCCCGGCAGCTCAGCATGGTCTTCGACGGCGCCAGTGCCCGCGCGGGTATCCAGGCCGACAACCTGACCGGGCTCGTCGCGCCCACGGTGACCACCCTGCTCGACGCGGCAGGCGTGCGCTGA
- a CDS encoding hybrid-cluster NAD(P)-dependent oxidoreductase produces the protein MTESEELLVCRQVHPLTHDVTTFVFEYAEPRLFRHDPGQFVTLTVDIDGRPVQRCYTISSPPTRPFLLTITVKRVPGGLVSNWLHDHLKPGDTVRAHGPLGDFSTARHPASKYLFLSGGVGVTPSMSMTRTLYDLADPADVVFVHSARTPADIVFRHELDLIAATAPNIRVVHVCEEDRPYAPWGGYRGRLTLETLRQVAPDFHDREVFTCGPTGYMTAVRAMLADAGLDMDHCHEESFTFETQAAAATTPPATGTSAGFKIEFTRSGRTIECDPDTALLAAASRAGLSLPASCAQGMCGTCKAPLLSGSVDMRHNGGIRPREIAQNKVLLCCSKPLEDLVIDA, from the coding sequence ATGACCGAGAGCGAAGAACTGCTGGTGTGCCGTCAGGTCCACCCGCTCACCCACGACGTCACCACCTTCGTGTTCGAGTACGCCGAACCCCGGCTCTTCCGGCACGACCCGGGCCAGTTCGTGACGCTGACCGTGGACATCGACGGCCGGCCGGTCCAGCGTTGCTACACCATCTCCTCCCCGCCCACCCGCCCCTTCCTGCTCACGATCACGGTGAAGCGCGTACCCGGCGGACTCGTGTCGAACTGGCTGCACGACCACCTCAAGCCGGGCGACACCGTGCGCGCGCACGGCCCACTTGGCGACTTCTCGACGGCCCGCCATCCGGCATCGAAGTACCTCTTCCTGTCCGGGGGCGTAGGAGTGACCCCGTCGATGTCCATGACCAGAACGCTGTACGACCTGGCCGATCCGGCCGACGTGGTGTTCGTGCACAGCGCCCGCACCCCGGCGGACATCGTCTTCCGTCACGAACTCGACCTCATCGCCGCGACCGCGCCCAACATCCGCGTGGTCCACGTCTGCGAGGAGGACCGGCCGTACGCACCCTGGGGCGGATACCGCGGTCGGCTGACGCTCGAAACGCTGCGGCAGGTCGCCCCCGACTTCCACGACCGCGAGGTCTTCACCTGCGGCCCCACCGGCTACATGACCGCCGTACGCGCCATGCTCGCGGACGCGGGCCTGGACATGGATCACTGCCACGAAGAGAGCTTCACCTTCGAGACACAGGCCGCCGCGGCCACCACCCCGCCCGCCACCGGAACCTCCGCCGGTTTCAAGATCGAGTTCACCCGCAGCGGCCGCACGATCGAGTGCGACCCCGACACCGCGCTCCTCGCCGCCGCGTCCCGAGCCGGCCTCAGCCTGCCGGCCTCCTGCGCCCAGGGCATGTGCGGCACCTGCAAGGCGCCCCTGCTCTCCGGTTCCGTCGACATGCGGCACAACGGAGGCATACGCCCACGCGAGATCGCCCAGAACAAGGTCCTTCTCTGCTGCTCGAAGCCGTTGGAGGACCTTGTGATCGACGCATGA
- a CDS encoding MerR family transcriptional regulator encodes MAWSTREIAELAGTSLRAVRHYHEVGLLDEPERRANGYKQYTVAHLVRLLRIKRMVDLGFPLAQIAEMGTADDHPEEALRTLDAELAATIERLQRARMELGFILRKSVPTDLPPEFASAAAPETPISETDRSFVTVMSTVLGPKGTAAYADLIENPVIDPAGAAFEELPPDADEQTRADVAERLVPFVQLLQRQHPGLSTLPADAPKGEAFAKKTVDKAVQDIYNDAQVDVLRRLRILLTEARQTTEQPDGTGRPGGTP; translated from the coding sequence ATGGCATGGAGCACGCGTGAGATCGCCGAGCTCGCGGGCACCAGCCTGCGGGCCGTACGCCACTACCACGAGGTCGGCCTGCTCGATGAGCCGGAGCGCCGGGCCAACGGCTACAAGCAGTACACCGTGGCCCACCTCGTCCGGCTGCTGCGCATCAAGCGCATGGTCGACCTGGGGTTCCCCCTCGCCCAGATCGCGGAGATGGGCACGGCCGACGATCACCCGGAGGAAGCTTTGCGTACGCTCGACGCGGAATTGGCCGCCACCATCGAACGGTTGCAGCGGGCCAGGATGGAACTCGGGTTCATCCTGCGCAAGTCGGTGCCGACGGACCTGCCCCCGGAGTTCGCCTCGGCGGCGGCGCCCGAAACCCCGATATCCGAGACGGATCGCTCGTTCGTCACTGTCATGAGCACCGTGCTCGGCCCGAAGGGCACGGCGGCCTACGCCGACCTGATAGAGAACCCCGTCATCGATCCGGCCGGCGCGGCGTTCGAGGAACTGCCACCCGACGCCGACGAACAGACCCGCGCCGACGTCGCCGAACGCCTGGTCCCCTTCGTGCAGTTGCTGCAGCGACAGCACCCCGGCTTGAGCACCCTGCCCGCCGACGCCCCCAAGGGCGAGGCCTTCGCCAAGAAGACCGTCGACAAGGCCGTCCAGGACATCTACAACGACGCCCAGGTGGACGTCCTCCGCCGCCTGCGCATCCTGCTCACGGAAGCACGGCAGACCACGGAACAGCCGGACGGCACAGGACGGCCCGGGGGCACGCCTTAG
- a CDS encoding tripartite tricarboxylate transporter permease — MDFLTPALDGFGVVFEPQNLLYCLIGVTLGMLVGVLPGLGPAATIAILLPVTYTLEPASAIILLAGIFYGAQYGGTVTSVLLRLPGEASTVVTAIDGYEMARTGRAGSALGIAAIGSFIGGTVGIVGLTVAAPLVAGWALAFGPPEYAALALLGILMISTLSTGSLRRSLLAGSIGLLLATVGRDPLLGSARYTFGSDQLADGLDFVILAMGLFGIGEILHSLERLRQGAPPKPRVGRARPSRAEFLQSRWAIARGTVVGFFLGILPGGGATMSSMVAYTVEKRSSRTPERFGKGAIEGVAGPEAANNTAATSSFIPLLTLGIPANATMAVMFGALLLAGVTPGPQMIDEHPEVFWGVIDSMYIGNLFLIILSMPLIGLFVRVLRVRASVLAPLTVLITMIGVYTIRSSMFDMLAVVVLGVVGYLMKKVGLPPGPLVLAFVLGNLLETEFRRSMRMFDGDVTGFLGRPVSATLLAFVVVFAVAVPLLSLRKKLRQPAPPDTTTTPERTPDHPRTAAEPGGPSEERHPPG, encoded by the coding sequence ATGGACTTCCTCACTCCCGCTCTGGACGGCTTCGGCGTGGTCTTCGAGCCGCAGAACCTGCTGTACTGCCTGATCGGGGTGACACTCGGCATGCTGGTCGGCGTGCTGCCCGGCCTCGGCCCGGCCGCCACCATCGCCATCCTGCTGCCGGTCACGTACACCCTCGAACCGGCCTCGGCGATCATCCTGCTCGCCGGCATCTTCTACGGCGCCCAGTACGGCGGCACGGTCACCTCGGTGCTGCTCCGCCTGCCCGGAGAGGCCTCGACGGTGGTGACCGCCATCGACGGCTACGAGATGGCCCGTACGGGCCGGGCCGGATCCGCGCTCGGCATCGCCGCGATCGGTTCCTTCATCGGCGGCACCGTAGGCATCGTCGGACTGACCGTGGCGGCCCCGTTGGTGGCGGGCTGGGCTCTGGCCTTCGGCCCGCCGGAGTACGCCGCGCTCGCGCTGCTCGGCATCCTGATGATCTCCACCCTGAGCACCGGATCCCTGCGCCGCAGCCTCCTGGCGGGCAGCATCGGGCTGCTGCTCGCCACCGTGGGCCGCGACCCGCTCCTGGGCAGCGCTCGCTACACGTTCGGCAGCGACCAACTCGCCGACGGGCTCGACTTCGTCATCCTCGCCATGGGCCTGTTCGGCATCGGCGAGATCCTGCACAGCCTCGAACGCCTCCGCCAGGGCGCCCCGCCGAAGCCCCGCGTCGGCCGCGCCCGGCCCAGCCGGGCGGAGTTCCTGCAGTCGAGGTGGGCGATCGCCCGAGGGACGGTGGTGGGCTTCTTCCTCGGCATCCTTCCCGGCGGCGGCGCCACGATGTCCTCGATGGTCGCGTACACGGTCGAGAAACGCTCCTCCAGGACGCCCGAGCGGTTCGGCAAGGGCGCGATCGAGGGGGTCGCGGGCCCGGAGGCGGCCAACAACACCGCCGCCACCTCCTCGTTCATCCCGCTGCTCACCCTCGGCATCCCGGCCAACGCGACCATGGCCGTCATGTTCGGCGCCCTGCTGCTGGCGGGCGTGACCCCGGGCCCGCAGATGATCGACGAACATCCCGAGGTGTTCTGGGGCGTCATCGACTCCATGTACATCGGGAACCTGTTCCTGATCATCCTCAGCATGCCGCTGATCGGGCTGTTCGTCCGCGTGCTGCGCGTCCGGGCCAGCGTCCTGGCGCCGCTGACCGTGCTCATCACCATGATCGGCGTCTACACGATCCGCTCCAGCATGTTCGACATGCTCGCCGTGGTCGTGCTCGGCGTCGTCGGCTACCTGATGAAGAAGGTCGGATTGCCGCCCGGCCCGCTCGTCCTCGCCTTCGTGCTCGGCAACCTGCTGGAGACAGAGTTCCGGCGCTCGATGCGGATGTTCGACGGCGACGTGACCGGCTTCCTGGGCCGCCCCGTCTCCGCCACGCTGCTCGCCTTCGTCGTCGTCTTCGCGGTCGCCGTACCCCTCCTCAGCCTCCGCAAGAAGCTCCGGCAGCCCGCACCTCCCGACACCACGACCACTCCGGAGCGAACCCCGGACCACCCCCGTACGGCGGCCGAACCTGGCGGCCCCAGCGAGGAGCGACACCCTCCGGGCTGA
- a CDS encoding DUF3159 domain-containing protein — translation MTEHHGTETAGPTFAQPTPAEPARQSQAQQRLLDQLGGTKGMTYSAIPIAAFVAANAALGRLPLAIGIALAVAMFVTVWRMARGEPFTAAGGGLFGVAAAGGVAAWVGSAGGFFLIGIWASCACAVLTAVSLLARRPLTGLLWNALHGNRHPWRNDRPSVLAHDVATATLAVLFATRFGVQLWLYENDSTGWLAVAKVGMGAPLLAPALLVVFWAFRRSTKRLAQRP, via the coding sequence ATGACCGAGCACCACGGCACCGAAACGGCCGGACCCACCTTCGCCCAGCCGACACCCGCTGAGCCCGCCCGGCAGAGCCAGGCGCAGCAGAGGCTCCTCGACCAGCTCGGCGGTACGAAGGGGATGACGTACTCGGCGATCCCGATCGCGGCCTTCGTCGCCGCGAACGCCGCGCTCGGCCGGCTGCCACTCGCGATCGGCATCGCGCTCGCCGTGGCGATGTTCGTCACCGTGTGGCGGATGGCGCGGGGGGAGCCGTTCACCGCGGCGGGCGGCGGTCTCTTCGGCGTCGCGGCCGCGGGCGGTGTCGCGGCATGGGTCGGCTCGGCGGGCGGGTTCTTTCTGATCGGGATCTGGGCGAGCTGCGCGTGCGCGGTGCTCACGGCCGTATCCCTGCTGGCCCGCAGGCCGCTGACCGGCCTCTTGTGGAACGCGCTGCACGGCAACCGGCACCCGTGGCGAAACGACCGTCCCAGCGTGCTGGCACACGACGTCGCCACCGCCACCCTCGCCGTCCTGTTCGCGACCCGGTTCGGCGTGCAGCTGTGGCTGTACGAGAACGACTCCACGGGCTGGCTGGCCGTTGCCAAGGTCGGCATGGGCGCGCCCCTGCTCGCGCCGGCCCTGCTGGTCGTCTTCTGGGCGTTCCGCCGGTCGACCAAGCGGCTTGCCCAGCGGCCTTGA
- a CDS encoding tripartite tricarboxylate transporter substrate binding protein, translating to MMFQARLRQGRHLAGAAVCAAALLALTSCGGVQGGGGSGEDAENYPTKTVEWTAPNDPGGSTDLISRAAAKAMEDPLGQSVVVENKPGANGAVGGKEVLGRKPDGYSLVMLFQSLMSIGPHTVVDDDPIKMSDMDVISGLTVEDYVLVVPAKSDIETLDDLLAKKSVKYGTTGAGTGSELAQALLFGDAGVKAGGIPFDGGAPTVTALLGNQVDVGAVHVAEAAPHLASEKLRPLAVFAKERIDFLPDVPTAVESGHDVVVDQRRWVAGPAGLPDNVVSELRAALKKAFKDPEYGKFLENNYIGRWEASPDAVVKQVETAKKRYGELIDKFDLDLKTEG from the coding sequence ATGATGTTCCAGGCCCGACTGCGCCAGGGGCGGCACCTCGCCGGCGCGGCTGTCTGCGCCGCTGCGCTGCTCGCCCTCACCTCGTGCGGAGGGGTCCAGGGCGGCGGGGGAAGCGGCGAAGACGCCGAGAACTATCCCACCAAGACCGTGGAGTGGACCGCGCCCAACGACCCGGGCGGCAGCACCGACCTGATATCGCGCGCCGCAGCCAAGGCGATGGAGGACCCCCTGGGACAGTCCGTTGTGGTGGAGAACAAGCCCGGCGCCAACGGCGCCGTGGGCGGCAAAGAGGTCCTCGGCCGCAAGCCCGATGGCTACAGCCTGGTCATGCTCTTCCAGTCCCTCATGTCGATCGGCCCGCACACCGTCGTCGACGATGACCCCATCAAGATGTCCGACATGGACGTCATCTCCGGGCTGACCGTGGAGGACTACGTCCTCGTCGTCCCGGCGAAGTCGGACATCGAGACCCTCGACGACCTGCTCGCGAAGAAGTCGGTCAAGTACGGCACCACAGGCGCCGGCACCGGCAGCGAGCTGGCCCAGGCTCTCCTCTTCGGCGACGCCGGCGTCAAAGCCGGCGGCATCCCGTTCGACGGCGGCGCGCCCACGGTGACCGCGCTGCTGGGCAACCAGGTGGACGTCGGCGCGGTCCATGTGGCCGAGGCCGCTCCCCATCTCGCGTCCGAAAAGCTGCGTCCACTGGCGGTTTTCGCCAAGGAGCGCATCGACTTCCTGCCCGACGTGCCCACCGCTGTCGAGTCCGGCCACGACGTCGTCGTGGACCAGCGCCGCTGGGTCGCCGGTCCGGCAGGACTGCCGGACAACGTCGTCTCCGAGCTGCGAGCGGCGCTGAAGAAGGCCTTCAAGGACCCGGAGTACGGCAAGTTCCTGGAGAACAACTACATCGGCCGCTGGGAGGCCTCGCCGGACGCCGTCGTCAAGCAGGTCGAGACCGCCAAGAAGCGCTACGGCGAGCTCATCGACAAATTCGATCTGGACCTGAAGACCGAGGGCTGA
- a CDS encoding TetR/AcrR family transcriptional regulator, translated as MSAPAEPPRQQPEQSLRIDAERNRERILAAARRLYATEGLGVSMASVAREAGVGKATLSRRFADREELITAVFADRMDAYAEAVTEALADPDPWHGFIGYIEAVCAMQAADRGFADVLTMTFPAAKALEARRTEAYNGFVELIGRAQATGCLRDDFTSQDLVVLLMANAGVVAATGDAAPDAWRRLVGQMLRAYATPGTEIPPLPPAPAPRALYRAMIRLTRPTSGAP; from the coding sequence ATGAGTGCACCTGCCGAACCCCCGCGCCAGCAGCCCGAGCAGAGTCTGCGCATCGATGCCGAACGCAACCGAGAGCGCATCCTGGCCGCCGCCCGCCGCCTGTACGCCACCGAGGGCCTGGGCGTCTCCATGGCCTCCGTCGCCCGCGAGGCGGGCGTGGGCAAGGCCACCCTCTCCCGCCGCTTCGCCGACCGGGAGGAACTGATCACCGCGGTCTTCGCCGACCGCATGGACGCCTACGCCGAAGCCGTCACCGAAGCCCTCGCCGACCCCGATCCCTGGCACGGCTTCATCGGCTACATCGAAGCCGTCTGCGCCATGCAGGCCGCCGACCGCGGCTTCGCCGACGTCCTGACCATGACCTTCCCCGCCGCCAAGGCTCTGGAAGCACGACGCACCGAGGCGTACAACGGCTTTGTCGAACTCATCGGCCGCGCCCAGGCCACCGGATGCCTGCGCGACGACTTCACCTCTCAGGACCTGGTCGTCCTGCTGATGGCCAACGCCGGCGTCGTCGCCGCCACCGGCGACGCGGCTCCCGATGCCTGGCGCCGCCTGGTCGGCCAGATGCTCCGCGCCTACGCCACCCCGGGAACAGAAATCCCACCCTTGCCGCCGGCTCCCGCGCCCCGCGCCCTCTACCGCGCCATGATCCGACTCACCCGCCCCACATCAGGCGCCCCCTGA
- a CDS encoding CocE/NonD family hydrolase: MKKTLLPSATARATATATILALAGAHIAPAGAAPSAAPAASAADDAVTHSDNERVPKGAAWTQHYFPSSDGSGTELHADVLLPEELPRGEKVPVILSVGAYFGHSGELTDEKWKKTGPSARFKDLAEGGHLFERGYALVQVDLRGFGGSSGCLDYMGKGEQADVKAAIDWAAKQPWSTGKVGMYGKSYDATTALVGNNLDQDALKAVVAQEPVWDMYRLTRSNRVPKLGGALAPNTYNQIAQLPPLPDDQKRYRKNSQYELKHPECAAYNTDNNLKPDPEDPYWRQRDLAKQAEGSDTPLFFTQGFIESNTTPEAMQEYLAGHQGTQRGWLGQWDHVRGNERTEDGRLQMGRAGWFKEVMSFYDQQLKGIDPTTDYPAYAIQDSTGTWRSQDTWPLSDRSADVPLHDGSYVDRGEPGGSASILTWSEPIEHAVRVTGTPRIRMETEGIGNVMAKLYDVAPDGSAVMFDQQVAVADASGQVAVDLKSTDWRLKAGHSLAVEIGTVQDGVWIDTPTGDRIKVTNARLSLSVDDPADDRPTEGKRSPYLDTYVKAYTTKELAARPPSFTVPTARD; encoded by the coding sequence ATGAAGAAGACCCTCCTGCCCTCAGCCACTGCACGGGCCACCGCCACCGCCACCATCCTGGCGCTGGCCGGCGCCCACATCGCTCCCGCCGGCGCGGCACCGTCCGCCGCCCCCGCGGCATCCGCCGCCGATGACGCGGTGACGCACAGCGACAACGAACGTGTTCCCAAGGGCGCGGCGTGGACCCAGCACTACTTCCCGTCCTCGGACGGCTCCGGCACCGAGCTGCACGCCGACGTCCTGTTGCCGGAAGAGCTGCCCCGGGGCGAGAAGGTGCCCGTCATCCTCTCCGTCGGCGCCTACTTCGGGCACTCCGGAGAGCTCACGGACGAGAAGTGGAAGAAGACCGGCCCGTCCGCACGCTTCAAGGACCTCGCCGAGGGCGGCCACCTGTTCGAGCGGGGCTACGCCCTGGTGCAGGTGGACCTGCGCGGCTTCGGCGGGTCCAGCGGCTGCCTCGACTACATGGGCAAGGGCGAGCAGGCCGACGTCAAGGCGGCGATCGACTGGGCGGCGAAACAGCCGTGGTCCACCGGCAAGGTCGGCATGTACGGCAAGTCGTACGACGCGACGACCGCCCTGGTCGGCAACAACCTGGACCAGGACGCGCTGAAGGCCGTCGTCGCCCAGGAACCCGTCTGGGACATGTACCGCCTGACCCGCTCCAACCGGGTCCCGAAGCTCGGCGGCGCCCTCGCCCCCAACACCTACAACCAGATAGCGCAGTTGCCGCCGCTGCCCGACGACCAGAAGCGCTACCGGAAGAACAGCCAGTACGAGCTGAAGCACCCGGAATGCGCCGCCTACAACACGGACAACAACCTCAAGCCCGACCCCGAGGATCCGTACTGGCGGCAGCGCGACCTGGCGAAGCAGGCCGAGGGGAGCGACACCCCGCTGTTCTTCACCCAGGGCTTCATCGAGTCGAACACCACGCCGGAGGCGATGCAGGAGTACCTCGCGGGCCACCAGGGCACCCAGCGTGGCTGGCTCGGCCAGTGGGACCACGTGCGCGGCAACGAACGCACCGAGGACGGGCGGCTGCAGATGGGTCGCGCGGGCTGGTTCAAGGAGGTGATGTCCTTCTACGACCAGCAGCTCAAGGGCATCGACCCCACGACCGACTACCCGGCCTACGCCATCCAGGACAGCACCGGAACCTGGCGCTCCCAGGACACCTGGCCCCTCTCGGACCGATCCGCCGACGTACCGCTGCACGACGGGTCCTACGTGGACCGGGGCGAGCCCGGCGGCTCGGCGAGCATCCTCACGTGGTCCGAGCCGATCGAGCACGCCGTCCGCGTCACCGGCACCCCCAGGATCCGGATGGAGACCGAGGGCATCGGCAACGTCATGGCCAAGCTGTACGACGTCGCACCGGACGGCTCCGCCGTCATGTTCGACCAGCAGGTCGCCGTCGCGGACGCCTCCGGGCAGGTGGCCGTGGACCTCAAGTCGACCGACTGGCGTCTGAAGGCCGGCCACTCCCTGGCCGTCGAGATCGGCACCGTCCAGGACGGCGTGTGGATCGACACCCCGACCGGTGACCGCATCAAGGTGACCAACGCACGCCTCAGCCTCTCCGTCGACGACCCTGCCGACGACCGGCCCACCGAGGGCAAGCGCTCGCCGTACCTCGACACCTACGTGAAGGCGTACACGACGAAGGAACTGGCCGCGCGGCCCCCGTCGTTCACGGTTCCCACCGCGCGTGACTGA